The genomic region TGCTTGAGCACCGCGACGACGGGCGTGACGAAAAGCGGTCCGACCACGGGGATGTACTGCAACGGGGTCAGCAACGGTACGGACGCGACTGCGACGACTCGAGGTTGCGGCTCCTCGACGGTGACCGCGGCGAGTTCGCGCCGTGCCGCCGCGGCCAGCGTCCACCCCAGCGGAGTGTCGGCAGGCCCGGCCGGCGCACCGTCCAGACCGGAGTTGGGGCCGACGAGCGCCGAGACGATGTGGGAAACCGTCGCTACGACAGGCGGTTCCGTCTCGGCCGGCTCGGCCGGCGTGGCCGACCAGGTGGTCGTGGGCTCGACCACCATGGTGACGCTGCGCATGACCGTCGCCGGTGCCGGGTAGGCCGTCGGTTGCGGGGCGCCGACGGCCGGCACCGACTCGGTGGTCTTGACGTCGTCCGACGTGGTCGCGCCCTCGACGATCTGTGTCGACGAAAACACTGCACCGGGCTCCGACTCGTCACTCGAGTCGCTGGTGGCCTCGTCGTCCTGGTCGGTCTCCCACCGCTCGTTCGAGTGCTTCTGAGTGGTCGGCGACTGCTCGGTCTCGTCGTCGGGCGCCGATTCGTCGTCCTCTAAGCCTTCAGAGTCGTCGGTGTCGTCGGTGTCCCCGAAGTCATCGGGGTCCCCGAAGTCGTCGGTCTGATCGGTGGCATCGATGCCCGGGTCGTCGGTGTCAGCCGACTTGTCCGTCGCCGTCGAGGCGGACGTGTCCGTCGCCGTGGAGGTTTCCGTCGCCGAGGATGAGGGCGCATCGCTCTGCGAGGAATCGGCCGGTTCAGCCGAGGCAACCGCGTGGCCCATGAAGAGCGCCGACCCGATACCGAGGGCGACAGCCAGCCCGCCGATCCGACCCACATACCTCCCCGCATCCATGCCCATGTGTCTACCGGCGCAGCCGACGATTTGTGCTGCTTTTCCGGTCAATCGGCGCACGTTCGTTGACAGCGCCCCCGGCCGCGCTCACCAGATTTGTCGCACTTGCCAAGGCCGTTCAGGAGTGATCGAGGACTGACTCGGGACTGACGCAGGATTGTTACAGGAGTGTCGTGAAATTTTGATGTTTGAAGTGTTCATTTCGCGGCAACAGCACCGCCATGCTGACCACACTCAGGAACTTCTCGCCGATACTGCTTGCCGGCGCGGCGGCTGCTGCCATCGCGGCGGCCCCCGCTGGTTTCGCTTCTCCGTCGTTCCTCCCGGCAGGAGGCCCGGCCGGGTGCTATGACCCGTACGGCACCGGCTGCGCGGCGCCCCCGCCGCCGCCTGCCCCCGCCGGATGGGCGCCCGCGCCGCCACCGCCTCCGGGTGTCTACGTGCCGCCTCCCCGCCGCCCCCCGGCGTTTTCGTTCCGCCTCCGCCACCTGGTGTCGTCGCCCCCGGCGGTGTCGCGGGTCCCGCGGGCGCAGCGGGTGCCATCCCCGGCGGTCCGGCCGGCGTGGCCGGCCCTGAGGGTGCCGCGGGCACGATCCCCGGTGGGCCGACCGGCGCAGCCGGACCCCAGGGAGCGACCGGCGCGATTCCAGGTGGCCCGTCCGGCACTGCCGGCCCCGAGGGCGCGGCCGGCTGCATCCCCGGTGTGGGATGCGCCAGCGTGCCGGCCACCGACGTGCCCTGAGCTAACTCCGCGTCGCGGATGACGTGTCGGCGGCGGCGGGACAGGATCGCATCTGGCCCGCCGCCGCCGGCACGTTCCTCTTTGCCCGGACCGTGATCCGCGCGCCGCGCTGCGGCGTCAGGATCACATGCTTGATCTTCGCCCGCTCGCCGGTGGCGGTCGTGGTCTTCAGGTCCACCCGTCGCAACACCTCGCGCAGCACGACGCGCATCTCGACCATCGCGAATCCCGCACCTAGACAACGCCGATTGCCGCCGCCGAACGGTAGCCACGTCGCCGGGCTCAGCGTGGCGCCGACCATCCGGTCCGGGTCGAAGCGTTGCGGCTGCGGATACAGGCCGGCGTCGTCGTGCACCAGCGTGATGCTGGGGACCACCATCACTCCGGCCGGCAGGCGATGGCCGCCCATTTCCACCGGCTCGGTGAGGATGCGCCCGACGTCGGGCACCACCGGCCGGACCCGCAGTGTCTCCTTGGCGATCGCGTCGAGGTACTCGTCGTCGCCCTCCTCGGCCGCGCGCACCGCCTTGGCGAGGATGTCCGGGTGACGCGTCAGCCGCTCCAGCGCCCACGACAGCCCGGTGGCAGTGGTGTCGTGGCCGGCCACGAGCAGGGTCATCAGCTGGTCGCGCAGTTCTCGGTCGCTCATCGGTGCGCCATCGTCCGTTCCGGCCCGCACCAACATCGCCAGGGCGTCGGTGCGCTCGGCCAGCCTCGGATCCGCGCGGCGCTCGGCGATCTCGTCGTAGAGCAACCTGTCCGCGGCGGCGATGTTGCGCCGCAACCGGCGCCACGGGAAAAGCTTCTGCAGCCTGGGCTTGGCGATCGCCAGCGACTCCCACGGGCCGACGCTCAGCAGTCGCGGCATCACGTCGCGCAGCGCGGCCAGCCGAGCGGGGTCGCTGGCGCCGATAACCGTCCGCAGAATCACTTCGAGCGTGATCTGCGACATCCTCGGCGCCACGGCGAACGGCGTGCCGACGGGCCAACCCGCGATGTTCTCGACGGCGATGTCGGCCATCACCCCGGCCTGCGCGGCGACGGCGTCGCGGTGGAACGGCGCCATCATCAAGCGACGGCGCTCGCGGTGCACATCGTCGTCGACCACGAGCACCGAACTGTCGCCCAGCAGCCCGGCAAGCATCGAATTCGCCTCGCCCGCATGAAATATTCGTGGGTCGCCGGCGAACACGGTCTTGATGTCGGCCGGATCGGCCAGGTACACCATGTCGCCCATCACGGAGTTGCGCAGTGTGAAGACGTCGCCGTAGCGGCGCCTGCAAAGCGCCACCACCTGCGGCCACCACCTCATCATCAGCAACAGCAGGGCGAACGAGGGCAGCCGCGGACCCGGCGGCAGAGCCGGCGTTGTTGGACTCATGCCTAATAGCGTACAACCGCGCGCCCGCTAGGAGAACCGTTTCACGGCCGGTACCGCAGGATTTTGTCGTCGCCTTCTCGTGGATTGCCGCGTCCGTCACGGTTGCTGGTGGTGAACCACAGGCTGCCGTCGGGGGCGGCGACCACGGTGCGCAGCCGCCCGTACCGTCCGACGAACAGCGATTCCGCTTCGCCCAGCATGCCGTCGGCCCCGACCGGCACCCGGAAGAGTCGTTGTCCGCGCAACGCGGCGACCCACAGCGCGCCGCCGTAGAAGGCCAGCCCGGACGGCGACGCCGCCTCGACCGGCCACTGCAACATGGGGTCGGTCAGACCTTCGATTCCCGCACGGCCCTCGGCCATCGGCCACCCGTAGTTGCCGCCGGGCTTGACGAGGTTGAGCTCGTCGAGCCGGTTCGCGCCGTACTCGGTTGCCCACATCCGGCCGGTCGAATCCCACGCCAGGCCCTGGACGTTGCGGTGGCCGAGCGACCAGATCGGCGAGCCGGGGAAGGGGTTGTCCGGTGGGACCGAGCCGTCGGGATTGATCCGCAGTATCTTGCCGCCCAGCGACGACCGGTCCTGCGCCAGCTGCGGTTCACTGGCCTCTCCCGTCGCGACGTACAGCTTGCCGTCCGGCCCGAACGCGATGCGACCGCCGTTGTGGATCGCGGCCACCGGTATGCCGGTGAGGATGGGGGTCTGCGCGGTGAGCGCGGCACCGTCGAAACCTGTTCGCACCACCCGGTTGTCCTGCCCGGTGGTCAGGTAGGCGAACACGTCCGGTCCGCCGGTGGCCAGACCGAGTAGACCTCCTTCGGGGCGCGCCACCACGCCGTCGACGTTGCCGACCGGACTCAGTTGGTCCGGCGCCGTCATGTGCTTGATCGCGCCGGTGCTGCGCTCGGCGACGAGTGCGCTGCCGTCGGGCAGAAACGCGATACCCCATGGCACATCGAGGTCGGTCGCGATGACAGTCGGTAGGGCCGTACCCGGCTGACCCTGCGACTCGCTGTGCGCACATGCCATGAGCAGCAGGAATGGGCAAACGAGAGCGGCGATGGTCCGGATTCTGAGCGGGCGGGTCACTGCGACCGATTACCCGTTTTGCCCAGCGGGATCCGGTGCAATGCGATCGGTTTCTGCCCCCGTCGACTCGGCTATACGACGCGAAGACCGAGGAGGGCTCGACATGGATCAGGGCGCGGCACACGACCAGCTGTTGGTGGGCCCGCTGCTCAGGTATGTCGGTCACAACGACGCGACGATCTGGGTGGAAACCCGAAACGCGTGCACCGTCGACATACTCGGCCGATCGGCGGACACCTTCGAAGTCGAGGGACACCACTTCGCCCTCGTCTGCATCGACGGCCTCGACCGGTCCGTCGAACATCCCTACGAGGTGCGCCTCGACGGTGTCACGGCGTGGCCGCCGCCGGACTACCCCTTTCCGCAGCCCCGCATCCGGCTGATGCCCGACCCGGGAAATCTGCGCCTGCTGTTCGGATCCTGCCGGGCGTCTGCCCCCCACCATCCGCCATACACCTACAAGGGGTGGTGGCATCCGAAGGGCAAGGGCATCGACGTGCTGCAGACCTACGGGATGCGAATGCTGCGCCAGCCCTCGGCGCTGTGGCCGGATGCGCTGATGATGATGGGTGATCAGCTCTACGCCGACGACGTCCCCGCCACCGTCGC from Mycobacterium sp. IDR2000157661 harbors:
- a CDS encoding cytochrome P450, whose amino-acid sequence is MSPTTPALPPGPRLPSFALLLLMMRWWPQVVALCRRRYGDVFTLRNSVMGDMVYLADPADIKTVFAGDPRIFHAGEANSMLAGLLGDSSVLVVDDDVHRERRRLMMAPFHRDAVAAQAGVMADIAVENIAGWPVGTPFAVAPRMSQITLEVILRTVIGASDPARLAALRDVMPRLLSVGPWESLAIAKPRLQKLFPWRRLRRNIAAADRLLYDEIAERRADPRLAERTDALAMLVRAGTDDGAPMSDRELRDQLMTLLVAGHDTTATGLSWALERLTRHPDILAKAVRAAEEGDDEYLDAIAKETLRVRPVVPDVGRILTEPVEMGGHRLPAGVMVVPSITLVHDDAGLYPQPQRFDPDRMVGATLSPATWLPFGGGNRRCLGAGFAMVEMRVVLREVLRRVDLKTTTATGERAKIKHVILTPQRGARITVRAKRNVPAAAGQMRSCPAAADTSSATRS
- a CDS encoding PQQ-dependent sugar dehydrogenase, which codes for MACAHSESQGQPGTALPTVIATDLDVPWGIAFLPDGSALVAERSTGAIKHMTAPDQLSPVGNVDGVVARPEGGLLGLATGGPDVFAYLTTGQDNRVVRTGFDGAALTAQTPILTGIPVAAIHNGGRIAFGPDGKLYVATGEASEPQLAQDRSSLGGKILRINPDGSVPPDNPFPGSPIWSLGHRNVQGLAWDSTGRMWATEYGANRLDELNLVKPGGNYGWPMAEGRAGIEGLTDPMLQWPVEAASPSGLAFYGGALWVAALRGQRLFRVPVGADGMLGEAESLFVGRYGRLRTVVAAPDGSLWFTTSNRDGRGNPREGDDKILRYRP